Proteins encoded together in one Hymenobacter monticola window:
- a CDS encoding nitroreductase family protein: protein MSDLFDTEQINRLIRTRRSTFIPQFVPGRVIPDSTVWQLLENANWAPSHKQTEPWRFIVFTGAGLQRLADFQADLYERTAGPAYKAAKHANLRRNPPLCSHVIALAMKRTERRLPEIEEIEAVACAVQNLHLSAHAYGLGGYWSSGGITYTEEAKAFFGLDADDRLLGFFQLGYIDVPSAPGQRGPVQDKTRWVSE, encoded by the coding sequence ATGTCTGACCTCTTCGACACCGAGCAAATCAACCGCCTCATTCGCACGCGGCGCAGCACCTTCATTCCGCAGTTTGTGCCCGGCCGCGTCATCCCCGATTCCACCGTGTGGCAGCTACTCGAAAACGCCAATTGGGCCCCCAGCCACAAGCAAACCGAGCCCTGGCGCTTCATCGTGTTCACGGGCGCGGGCCTGCAGCGGCTGGCTGATTTTCAGGCCGATTTGTACGAGCGCACCGCCGGCCCGGCCTACAAAGCCGCCAAGCACGCCAACCTGCGCCGCAATCCGCCGCTGTGCTCGCACGTCATCGCCCTGGCCATGAAACGCACCGAGCGCCGCCTGCCCGAAATTGAGGAAATTGAAGCCGTGGCCTGCGCCGTGCAAAACCTGCACCTCTCGGCCCACGCCTACGGCCTGGGCGGCTACTGGAGCAGCGGCGGCATCACCTACACCGAGGAGGCCAAGGCGTTTTTCGGCCTCGACGCCGACGACCGCCTGCTGGGCTTTTTCCAGCTCGGCTACATCGACGTGCCTTCGGCGCCGGGCCAGCGCGGGCCCGTGCAGGACAAAACCCGCTGGGTGAGCGAATAA
- a CDS encoding TlpA disulfide reductase family protein, with translation MKKLLCGALALLPALVQAQAPTENFVVKGTVGAKANVTKAYLRYVNAQKWLVDSAAVKNGRFELKGAVNEPGRATLILSHNGTPLAKSKDMTHDFFFVEQGTVAISMPDSATKAVVRGTPLNDEKAKLGASLKLLDARYEAYIKDYRAQPEATRKDPAYIKQLEAKLDPIEAEQKAIRTAYVKAHPDTRYSLFVLQDVGGSVPEVTSYAALYQGLSPNLRNSVRGQRIDEQIKRLQKVAIGSVAPDFTQNTPENVPVKLSSLRGKYVLIDFWASWCGPCRQENPNVVKAYNAYKDKGFTILGVSLDKEGAREAWMRAIEKDGLAWTQVSDLKFWNNAAAQEYGVQAIPQNFLLDPQGKIVATNLRGEELQSTLGKLLNKVN, from the coding sequence ATGAAAAAGCTTCTCTGCGGCGCGCTGGCGCTGCTGCCCGCCCTGGTCCAGGCGCAGGCCCCCACCGAAAACTTTGTGGTGAAAGGCACCGTGGGCGCCAAAGCCAACGTCACAAAAGCCTACCTGCGCTACGTGAACGCGCAGAAGTGGCTGGTCGACTCGGCGGCCGTGAAGAATGGGCGCTTCGAGCTCAAGGGCGCGGTGAACGAGCCGGGCCGGGCCACGCTCATCCTCAGCCACAACGGCACGCCGCTGGCGAAATCGAAGGACATGACCCATGACTTTTTCTTTGTGGAGCAAGGCACCGTTGCCATCAGCATGCCCGATTCGGCCACCAAAGCCGTGGTGCGCGGCACGCCGCTCAACGACGAGAAAGCCAAGCTGGGGGCTTCGCTGAAATTGTTGGACGCCCGGTACGAGGCCTACATCAAAGACTACCGCGCCCAACCCGAAGCCACCCGCAAAGACCCGGCCTACATCAAGCAGCTCGAAGCCAAGCTCGACCCCATCGAGGCCGAGCAGAAGGCCATCCGGACGGCCTATGTGAAGGCTCACCCCGACACCCGCTACAGCTTGTTTGTGCTGCAGGACGTGGGCGGCTCGGTGCCCGAAGTGACGTCGTATGCCGCGCTCTACCAGGGCCTGAGCCCCAACCTGCGCAACTCGGTGCGGGGCCAACGCATCGACGAGCAAATCAAGCGCCTGCAAAAAGTGGCCATCGGCTCCGTGGCCCCCGATTTCACCCAAAACACGCCCGAAAACGTGCCCGTGAAGCTGAGCAGCCTGCGCGGCAAGTACGTGCTGATTGACTTCTGGGCCAGCTGGTGCGGCCCCTGCCGCCAGGAAAACCCCAACGTGGTGAAGGCCTATAACGCCTATAAGGACAAAGGCTTCACCATTCTGGGCGTGTCGCTCGACAAGGAAGGCGCCCGCGAAGCGTGGATGCGCGCCATTGAGAAAGACGGACTGGCCTGGACGCAGGTGTCGGACCTGAAGTTCTGGAACAACGCCGCCGCCCAGGAATACGGCGTTCAAGCCATTCCGCAAAACTTCCTGCTCGACCCGCAGGGCAAAATTGTGGCCACCAACCTGCGCGGCGAGGAGCTGCAAAGCACCCTCGGCAAGCTGCTGAACAAGGTGAACTAA
- a CDS encoding DinB family protein — protein MDPVFSQQYDLIRGARAALLRYCATLSPAHFVAPVAGFNHSSIRDLLVHVAECYQAWLGEVGLGRPQARQQPEKVLDVAAVRALFANVDALAAEFGQHFAGQWLTTQRFASARHPAPLQLSPLQLFTHVITHEFHHKGQCLSMSRQLGYVPVDTDVIRT, from the coding sequence ATGGACCCTGTCTTCTCCCAACAATACGACCTGATTCGCGGGGCCCGTGCGGCGCTGCTGCGCTACTGCGCCACGCTCAGCCCGGCGCACTTTGTGGCGCCGGTGGCTGGCTTCAACCACAGCAGCATCCGCGACTTGCTGGTGCACGTGGCCGAGTGCTACCAGGCCTGGCTGGGCGAGGTGGGCCTGGGCCGGCCGCAGGCGCGCCAGCAGCCGGAAAAGGTGCTGGATGTGGCCGCCGTGCGGGCGCTCTTTGCAAACGTAGACGCGCTGGCAGCTGAGTTTGGGCAGCATTTTGCCGGGCAGTGGCTAACCACGCAGCGGTTTGCTTCGGCGCGCCACCCGGCACCCTTGCAGCTTTCGCCGCTGCAGCTGTTCACCCACGTCATCACCCACGAGTTTCACCACAAAGGCCAGTGTCTGAGCATGAGCCGGCAGCTGGGCTACGTGCCGGTCGATACCGACGTGATTCGGACCTAG
- the gloA2 gene encoding SMU1112c/YaeR family gloxylase I-like metalloprotein — translation MLSLLGLHHVALICSDYAASKRFYTEVLGLEILAETYRAARDSHKLDLAVNGQYIIELFSFPSPPPRPSYPEAAGLRHLAFAVPDVAAAIRHLEQHGVPCEPVRVDELTGRRFTFFSDPDGLPLEFYEV, via the coding sequence ATGCTGTCTTTACTCGGCCTGCACCACGTAGCCCTTATCTGTTCCGATTACGCCGCCTCGAAGCGGTTTTATACCGAGGTTCTCGGCTTGGAAATTCTGGCTGAAACCTACCGCGCGGCGCGCGACTCCCACAAGCTCGACCTGGCCGTGAACGGGCAGTACATTATCGAGCTGTTTTCCTTTCCCAGCCCGCCCCCGCGCCCCAGCTACCCCGAAGCGGCCGGCCTGCGCCACCTGGCTTTTGCGGTGCCCGATGTGGCCGCCGCCATCCGGCACCTGGAGCAGCACGGCGTGCCTTGCGAGCCCGTGCGCGTGGATGAGCTGACGGGCCGGCGCTTCACCTTTTTCAGCGACCCCGACGGGCTGCCGCTGGAGTTTTACGAGGTGTAA
- a CDS encoding alpha-amylase family glycosyl hydrolase, producing the protein MPDHPLASRFTVPHPEWAAHATIYEVNVRNFTPEGTFRAFEAHLPRLQKMGVSIVWLMPVHPIGEVGRKGSLGSPYAVRDYLGVNPEFGTLADLRHLVQTAHALGMKVILDWVANHTSRDNALITEHPDWYQHDADGQLVPPVPDWTDVVALDYTNHAMRRYMTEALAYWLREADIDGYRCDVAGLVPTDFWDEARPELDAVKPVFMLAEWDELYPSGGLTWEEFNSDTRLLERAFNMSFGLRLHHLLDRIAEGHAALDDIDVYLAAEREKYPPSVYLMHFTSNHDVNTWDGTEYERLGPLALPFAVLTALLPGMPLLYSGQEAALNRRLAFFDRDTIAWNDYPLQNFYTRLFQLKKTHPTLRNGDPTAQFRRLPGPAEVYAFLRSKGDAAVLCAVNTAAETRNLPAAAGQWRDLFSEETVTLHEGQPLLVPAHGWRVLVSETDGLD; encoded by the coding sequence ATGCCTGACCACCCGCTTGCCTCGCGCTTCACCGTGCCCCACCCCGAGTGGGCGGCACACGCCACCATTTACGAAGTCAACGTTCGGAATTTCACCCCGGAGGGCACTTTTCGGGCTTTTGAAGCGCACCTGCCGCGCCTGCAAAAAATGGGCGTGAGCATTGTGTGGCTCATGCCGGTGCACCCCATTGGCGAGGTCGGGCGCAAAGGCTCGCTGGGCTCGCCTTACGCCGTGCGCGACTACTTGGGGGTGAACCCCGAGTTTGGTACGCTGGCCGACTTGCGCCACCTGGTGCAAACGGCGCACGCGCTGGGAATGAAGGTAATACTCGACTGGGTGGCCAACCACACCAGCCGCGACAACGCCCTCATCACCGAGCACCCCGACTGGTACCAACACGACGCCGACGGCCAGTTGGTGCCGCCCGTGCCCGACTGGACCGATGTGGTGGCCCTCGACTACACCAACCACGCCATGCGCCGCTACATGACCGAGGCCCTGGCTTACTGGCTGCGTGAAGCCGACATCGACGGCTACCGCTGCGACGTGGCCGGCCTGGTGCCTACCGACTTTTGGGACGAGGCCCGGCCCGAACTCGACGCCGTCAAGCCGGTGTTTATGCTGGCCGAGTGGGACGAGCTGTACCCCTCGGGCGGGCTGACCTGGGAAGAATTCAACTCCGACACCCGGCTGCTGGAACGGGCTTTCAACATGAGCTTCGGCCTGCGCCTGCACCACCTGCTCGACCGCATTGCCGAGGGCCACGCCGCCCTGGATGACATTGACGTTTACCTGGCCGCCGAGCGCGAGAAATACCCGCCCAGCGTGTACCTGATGCACTTCACCAGCAACCACGACGTGAACACCTGGGACGGCACCGAGTATGAGCGCCTCGGGCCGCTGGCTCTGCCTTTCGCCGTGCTCACAGCTCTGCTGCCGGGCATGCCCCTGCTTTACTCCGGCCAGGAAGCCGCCCTGAACCGTCGGCTGGCGTTCTTCGACCGCGACACGATAGCCTGGAATGACTATCCGCTACAGAATTTTTATACCCGCCTGTTTCAGCTCAAAAAGACACACCCCACTCTGCGCAACGGCGACCCTACTGCCCAGTTCCGGCGCCTGCCCGGCCCGGCCGAAGTGTACGCTTTCCTGCGAAGCAAGGGCGACGCGGCCGTGCTTTGCGCCGTCAATACCGCAGCTGAAACGCGGAATTTGCCCGCCGCGGCCGGCCAGTGGCGCGACTTGTTCAGCGAAGAAACCGTAACGCTGCATGAAGGCCAGCCGCTGCTGGTACCGGCCCACGGCTGGCGGGTGCTGGTGTCCGAAACCGATGGTCTGGACTAA
- a CDS encoding aldo/keto reductase, with amino-acid sequence MQTRELGRSGLQISPLMLGGNVFGWTIDEATSFAVLDAFVANGGNAIDTADGYSVWVPGHVGGESETIIGKWLQRRGRRDDVVIATKVGWEVNPENKGLKKDYILRAVEGSLRRLQTDYIDLYQSHKDDPTTPVEETLEAYAQLVKEGKVRAIGASNFTAERLQESLAASQQHGFPRYETLQNLYNLYDREDFEKNLAPFLLKENISAIPYYGLAAGFLTGKYRDQNDLQKSPRGAGVGQKYLNEKGLALLTALDAVADRQQATPAQVALAWLMQAPTVTAPIASATSVGQVTELLEATELRLTTDDLQTLEQAQPVKAE; translated from the coding sequence ATGCAAACCCGTGAACTGGGCCGCTCCGGCCTGCAGATTTCGCCCCTCATGCTGGGCGGCAACGTCTTTGGCTGGACCATCGACGAGGCTACCTCCTTTGCCGTGCTCGATGCCTTCGTAGCCAACGGAGGCAATGCCATTGATACCGCCGACGGCTACTCGGTGTGGGTGCCGGGCCACGTGGGCGGCGAGTCGGAAACCATCATCGGCAAGTGGCTGCAGCGGCGCGGCCGGCGCGACGACGTGGTCATTGCCACCAAAGTGGGCTGGGAAGTAAACCCCGAAAACAAGGGCCTCAAGAAAGACTACATCCTGCGCGCCGTGGAAGGCTCGCTCCGTCGCCTGCAAACCGACTACATCGACCTCTACCAGTCGCACAAGGACGACCCGACCACCCCCGTGGAGGAAACCCTGGAAGCCTACGCCCAGCTGGTGAAAGAAGGCAAGGTGCGGGCCATTGGCGCCTCCAACTTCACCGCCGAGCGCCTGCAGGAGTCGCTGGCCGCCAGCCAGCAGCACGGCTTCCCGCGCTACGAGACGCTGCAAAATCTCTATAATCTGTACGACCGGGAGGATTTCGAAAAGAACCTTGCGCCGTTTCTGCTGAAGGAAAACATCAGCGCTATTCCGTACTACGGCCTGGCGGCGGGCTTCCTCACCGGCAAGTACCGCGACCAGAACGACCTGCAGAAAAGCCCGCGCGGCGCCGGCGTGGGCCAGAAATACCTGAACGAAAAGGGCCTGGCCCTGCTCACCGCCCTCGACGCCGTGGCCGACCGCCAGCAGGCCACACCCGCCCAGGTGGCCCTGGCCTGGCTGATGCAGGCGCCCACCGTCACGGCTCCCATCGCCAGCGCCACCAGCGTGGGCCAGGTCACGGAACTGCTCGAAGCCACCGAGCTGCGCCTGACGACCGACGACCTGCAAACGCTGGAGCAAGCCCAGCCGGTGAAGGCGGAATAG
- a CDS encoding transglutaminase-like domain-containing protein, with the protein MNISLLNRSAGWAGLLGACAVLSGFGTAEPSPRAAAPRSRTFTLTSTATVPAAPAGTQALDLWLPIPHSDASQDVRDLKIESPVPYKIEKGAFGNEMLHLRPATVPTASLTVKLTAQITRREHLNLRANAPTAKAVKEKPDPNLARWLGPDRLVPLDAKIKQQAQEVVAKAGAKTDLEKARAIYEHVVSTVTYDKTGQGWGRGDIYYACDARRGNCTDFHAIVIGYCRSLGIPARFSIGLPLPADRGKGEIKGYHCWAEFYTKETGWVPVDASEAAKNPDKRNYFFGAHDENRVEFTRGRDVELAPKQAGPPLNYFVYPYAEADGKPLEVARTYEFADVPK; encoded by the coding sequence GTGAACATTTCCTTGTTGAACCGCTCGGCCGGATGGGCCGGGCTGCTGGGCGCCTGCGCGGTGCTGTCCGGTTTCGGCACCGCCGAGCCTTCGCCCCGGGCCGCGGCCCCGCGCAGCCGCACCTTCACGCTCACCAGCACGGCCACCGTGCCCGCGGCGCCCGCCGGCACCCAGGCCCTCGACCTGTGGCTGCCCATCCCGCATTCCGACGCCTCGCAGGACGTGCGCGACCTGAAAATAGAGTCGCCGGTGCCCTACAAGATTGAGAAAGGCGCCTTCGGCAACGAGATGTTGCACCTACGCCCCGCCACGGTGCCCACGGCATCGCTCACCGTCAAGCTCACAGCTCAAATCACGCGCCGCGAGCACCTCAACCTGCGCGCCAATGCCCCCACGGCCAAAGCCGTCAAGGAGAAGCCCGACCCCAACCTGGCCCGCTGGCTCGGCCCTGACCGCCTCGTGCCGCTCGACGCCAAAATCAAGCAGCAGGCTCAGGAAGTGGTGGCCAAGGCCGGCGCCAAAACCGACCTGGAGAAGGCCCGCGCCATCTACGAGCATGTGGTGAGTACCGTGACCTACGACAAGACCGGCCAGGGCTGGGGCCGCGGCGACATTTACTACGCCTGCGACGCCCGCCGCGGCAACTGCACCGATTTTCACGCCATCGTCATCGGCTACTGCCGCAGCCTGGGCATCCCGGCGCGCTTCAGCATCGGCCTGCCGCTGCCCGCCGACCGGGGCAAAGGCGAAATCAAAGGCTACCACTGCTGGGCCGAATTCTACACCAAGGAAACCGGCTGGGTGCCCGTCGATGCCTCCGAAGCCGCCAAGAATCCGGATAAGCGCAACTACTTCTTCGGGGCCCACGATGAAAATCGCGTGGAATTCACCCGCGGCCGCGACGTGGAGCTGGCCCCCAAACAAGCCGGCCCGCCGCTCAACTACTTCGTGTACCCCTACGCCGAAGCCGACGGCAAACCGCTGGAAGTGGCCCGCACGTATGAGTTTGCGGATGTGCCGAAATAG
- a CDS encoding helix-turn-helix transcriptional regulator, protein MKATGLPVLALASFPPAQAPVPYYAERLETHVVRFPHVNVPHAHDFYLLLYVTEGTGTHTVDLVTYELQPGSVFFLAPGQVHHWQLGPEARGLLVFFSADFYLFRYPGSGLYAYPFFDSAHPPVLVLPPAETQIKPLFEHLLTEYQTPHANQAEVFRSYLHLVLELAARYYPAQPAADASLPLQQIRQFGALLNEHYRTKRSVRDYADLLHLSANHLNALCRRVLNKTASALIHERVVTEAQRLLSHSALGVAQVAYELGFEDASYFVRYFRKYAGTTPEAFRQQR, encoded by the coding sequence ATGAAAGCTACTGGCCTGCCGGTGCTGGCCCTGGCGTCGTTTCCGCCGGCGCAGGCGCCCGTGCCCTACTACGCCGAGCGGCTGGAAACCCACGTGGTGCGGTTTCCGCACGTGAACGTGCCGCACGCCCACGATTTCTACCTGTTGCTCTACGTCACCGAAGGCACGGGCACGCACACCGTCGATTTGGTGACGTATGAGCTGCAACCGGGCAGCGTGTTTTTTCTGGCGCCGGGGCAGGTGCACCACTGGCAGCTGGGGCCCGAGGCGCGGGGGCTGCTGGTGTTTTTCAGCGCCGATTTCTATCTGTTTCGCTACCCCGGCAGCGGCCTCTACGCCTACCCGTTTTTCGACAGCGCGCACCCGCCGGTGTTGGTCCTGCCGCCCGCCGAAACGCAAATCAAGCCGCTGTTTGAGCACCTGCTGACGGAATACCAAACGCCGCACGCTAACCAGGCCGAGGTGTTTCGCAGCTACCTGCACCTGGTGCTGGAACTGGCGGCACGCTACTACCCAGCCCAGCCGGCGGCCGATGCCAGCCTGCCCCTGCAGCAAATCCGGCAGTTTGGCGCGCTGCTCAACGAGCACTACCGCACCAAGCGCAGCGTGCGCGACTACGCCGACCTGCTGCACCTGTCAGCCAACCACCTCAACGCCCTCTGCCGCCGCGTGCTCAACAAAACGGCCAGCGCCCTCATCCACGAGCGGGTTGTCACGGAGGCGCAGCGGCTGCTCAGCCACTCGGCGCTGGGCGTGGCGCAAGTGGCCTATGAGCTGGGCTTTGAGGATGCGTCGTACTTCGTGCGCTACTTCCGCAAGTACGCCGGCACCACGCCCGAGGCGTTTCGGCAGCAGCGTTGA
- a CDS encoding DUF983 domain-containing protein, producing the protein MPSSPAPVMTEPTDFNNYELVDSTALALAKLRCPRCHRGPLFSTSAWNITKFAQMPAQCPVCGQSFEPEPGFYFGSMYITFGFNVGTFLVLGVLIYYLLGNPDTWVYVAIITGVTVIFTPLILRYSRALMLYLFGGARYNKKWGRG; encoded by the coding sequence ATGCCTTCCTCCCCCGCCCCGGTCATGACCGAACCCACCGATTTCAACAACTACGAACTCGTCGACTCCACCGCCCTGGCGCTGGCCAAGCTGCGCTGCCCGCGCTGCCACCGCGGCCCCTTGTTCAGCACCTCGGCCTGGAACATCACCAAGTTTGCCCAGATGCCCGCGCAGTGCCCTGTGTGCGGCCAGAGCTTCGAGCCCGAGCCGGGTTTCTACTTCGGTTCTATGTACATCACCTTCGGCTTCAACGTGGGCACCTTCCTGGTGCTGGGCGTGCTGATTTACTACCTACTGGGCAACCCTGACACGTGGGTGTATGTGGCCATCATCACCGGCGTCACAGTCATTTTCACGCCGCTCATCCTGCGCTACTCGCGGGCGCTGATGCTGTATCTGTTCGGCGGGGCGCGGTATAATAAAAAGTGGGGCCGGGGGTAG
- a CDS encoding M1 family metallopeptidase, whose translation MKFSFLLSAALLIAGAAAAQPQQPVPTGPAFDARTLFNPSFIEQLATPTRTAGGQPGAQYWQNAADYKIDARLDEKAARVTATASITYTNNSPDALAFVWLQLDQNLYRANSRGAAATSVAGGRFGNSARGFRGGDSLQTVNIELHGKKLKANYRVQDTRMQIILPEPMKPKGDKLKIDIAYGFNVPEYGSDRLGRLQTKNGEIFEIAQWYPRMAVYDDVEGWNTLPYMVAEFYLEYGNFDYTVNVPANYLVGGSGELVNPAEVLTSAQQSRLAKAAGSDQTVIVRSADEVTQAGSRPSGKNGRLTWHFKCQRARDVAWAASAAFVWDAAKMNLPSGRKSLAMSLYPAEVAQDSAWGRSTEYVKKSIEYNSKQWYEYTYPVATNVAGVVGGMEYPGIVFCGSKARKASLYSVTDHEFGHNWFPMIVGSNERKYPWMDEGFNTFINMLSSNAFNNGEYAKLLNDTARLVAGNIRYMADPVTDPPYTVPDVTQPNHLGYAAYSKMGYGLLLLRTEILGPERFDYAFRTYIKRWAFKHPQPKDFFRTMNEASGEDLSWFWREWVYNNWILDQAVTTVAYVNQDPAQGALITIENRGQAAMPVTADVTETSGKTTRVKLPVEIWQRGGTWTFRYNSTTPLTRVQLNVTKLLPDVNPGNNVWRAQVLR comes from the coding sequence ATGAAATTTTCTTTTCTGCTGAGTGCGGCGTTACTGATAGCGGGCGCGGCGGCGGCGCAGCCTCAGCAGCCGGTGCCCACGGGGCCGGCGTTTGACGCCCGCACGCTGTTCAACCCCTCGTTTATTGAGCAGTTGGCCACGCCCACGCGCACGGCTGGCGGCCAGCCCGGCGCCCAGTACTGGCAAAACGCGGCCGACTACAAAATTGACGCCCGCCTCGATGAGAAAGCGGCCCGCGTGACGGCCACCGCCAGCATCACATACACCAACAACTCGCCCGATGCGCTGGCCTTCGTGTGGCTGCAGCTCGACCAGAACTTATACCGCGCCAACTCGCGCGGGGCGGCGGCTACGTCGGTGGCCGGTGGGCGCTTCGGTAACTCGGCCCGCGGCTTTCGGGGCGGCGACTCGCTCCAAACGGTGAACATTGAGCTGCACGGCAAGAAGCTGAAGGCCAACTACCGCGTGCAGGACACGCGCATGCAAATCATCCTGCCCGAGCCGATGAAGCCCAAGGGCGACAAGCTGAAAATCGACATCGCCTACGGTTTCAACGTGCCCGAATACGGCTCCGACCGCCTGGGCCGCCTGCAAACCAAGAACGGCGAAATCTTCGAAATCGCGCAGTGGTACCCGCGCATGGCCGTGTACGACGATGTGGAGGGCTGGAATACGCTGCCCTACATGGTGGCTGAGTTTTACCTCGAATACGGCAACTTCGACTACACCGTGAACGTGCCGGCCAACTACCTGGTGGGCGGCTCGGGCGAGTTGGTGAACCCCGCCGAGGTGCTCACCAGCGCCCAGCAAAGCCGCTTGGCCAAAGCCGCCGGCTCGGACCAGACGGTCATTGTGCGCTCGGCCGATGAGGTGACGCAGGCGGGCTCGCGACCGAGTGGAAAAAACGGCCGCCTCACTTGGCACTTCAAGTGCCAGCGGGCGCGCGACGTGGCCTGGGCGGCCTCGGCGGCCTTCGTGTGGGACGCGGCCAAGATGAATCTGCCCAGCGGGCGCAAGTCGCTGGCCATGTCGCTCTACCCGGCCGAGGTGGCCCAGGACTCGGCCTGGGGCCGCAGCACCGAGTATGTGAAGAAAAGCATCGAATACAACTCGAAGCAGTGGTATGAATACACCTACCCGGTGGCCACTAACGTGGCCGGCGTGGTGGGCGGCATGGAGTACCCGGGCATCGTGTTTTGCGGCTCGAAGGCGCGCAAGGCCAGCCTCTACAGCGTGACCGACCACGAGTTCGGCCACAACTGGTTCCCGATGATTGTGGGCTCGAATGAGCGCAAGTACCCGTGGATGGACGAAGGCTTCAATACCTTTATCAACATGCTGTCGAGCAACGCTTTCAACAACGGCGAGTACGCCAAGCTGCTGAATGACACGGCCCGGCTGGTGGCCGGCAACATCCGATATATGGCCGACCCCGTCACCGACCCGCCATACACCGTGCCCGACGTGACGCAGCCCAACCACCTGGGCTACGCCGCCTACAGCAAGATGGGCTACGGCCTACTGCTGCTGCGCACTGAGATTCTGGGGCCGGAGCGGTTCGACTACGCTTTCCGCACCTACATCAAGCGCTGGGCCTTCAAGCACCCGCAGCCCAAGGACTTTTTCCGGACGATGAACGAGGCCAGCGGCGAGGATTTGAGCTGGTTCTGGCGCGAGTGGGTGTACAACAACTGGATTCTGGACCAAGCCGTGACCACCGTGGCCTACGTGAACCAGGACCCCGCCCAAGGCGCCCTCATCACCATCGAAAACCGCGGTCAGGCCGCCATGCCCGTGACGGCCGACGTGACCGAAACCAGCGGCAAAACCACCCGCGTGAAGCTGCCGGTCGAAATCTGGCAGCGCGGCGGCACCTGGACCTTTCGCTATAACTCCACCACCCCGCTCACCCGCGTGCAGCTCAACGTCACCAAGCTGCTGCCCGACGTGAACCCCGGCAACAACGTGTGGCGCGCGCAGGTGCTGCGGTAG